ATTTTCACGCCGACTTTGTTTCCGGCCACATTGATCTGGCTAAAGCAACCGGCGCAACCATTGTCTTTGGTCCCGAAGCCTACACCGGCTATGCCGTGCACAACGCCGCCGATGGCGAAGAATTTAAAGTGGGCAGCCTCACCCTGCGTGTGCTGCACACCCCCGGCCACACGCCCGAATCGTCGTGCTTTCTGCTGTTTGACGAACACGGAAAAGAGCACGCCGTATTTACCGGCGATACACTTTTTGTAGGCGATGTAGGCCGGCCTGATTTGCTTGATGGCAAGATGACCAAAGAAGAACTTGCTTCACTGCTGTTCGATTCGCTGAACACCAAACTCAAGCCGCTGGCTGATGAGGTGCTGGTGTATCCGGCACACGGCCCGGGCTCGGCCTGCGGAAAAAATATCGGCAAGGAAACCTGGTCAACCATTGGTCAGCAGAAGCGCACCAACTACGCCATGCTGGAAACCGACCGTGCCAAGTTTATTGAAGTGGTTACTGACGGGCTTGCAGCGCCGCCGGCCTATTTTTTCAAAGATGCGCAAATCAATAAGCACGGTTACGAAAGTATTTCAAATGTGCTTGAGCGCAATGTGAAACCACTTACCGCGCTTGAAGTAAAAAACCGCATTGAGCATGGTGCACTGGTGCTGGATACGCGCAGTGCCGATGAATTTGAAGCCGGCTTTATTCCCGGTGCCATAAACATTGGTCTCGACGGCACGTATGCCGTGTGGGTGGGCTCGCTCATCAGCATCAATGCGGAGCTGGTGATTGTAGCGCCCGAAGGCCGCGAAAGCGAAGCCATTCTGCGACTGGCGCGTGTAGGCTACGAAAACGTGGCGGGTTTTCTGCAGGGCGGCGTTGCCACCTGGCAACAGGCAGGCATGCCGGTTGATACGGTAAACTCCGTAAACCCCGATGCGTTTGCGGCGCAATACAATGCTTCGCATCCGCATGTGGTGGATGTGCGCCGCAAAGGCGAATTTGAAGGCGGCCACATCGAAGATGCCGAAAACGTATGTCTAAGCAAATTCGACAAGCCCGAAACACTCGAAGCCTTGCGCGCCGCACAGCCGTTTATGTTACACTGCGCCGGCGGCTATCGTTCCATGATTGCAGCTTCTATTCTCAAGGCAAACGGAATTCACCAGTTTACCAACATCCGTAAAGGCTGGTCTGCCCTGCGCAACGAAACTTCGCTGCCGGTGGTAATGGCCGAAACGGTGTAATACAGATACACAAAAAAAACCGGGACATACTTATGTTCCGGTTTTTTTATGCAGGAATAATCGCTTACAGTAATCCGAATTTCCAGCCTTCCCCCAGCATGGTTTCAAGGTAACGCGGCAAGGCATAAAGCATGCGCGGCGCGGCTTTCAGACTATCGTGAAAAACCACAATGGAACCGGGACGGCTGTAAAGCAGGGCAAGATTCAGGCAGGCATCGCCGCCCAGCCTTGTGTCGAAATCA
This genomic stretch from Bacteroidota bacterium harbors:
- a CDS encoding MBL fold metallo-hydrolase, yielding MYIEQLYTNCLAEAAYWIESNGEAAVIDPIRETEPYLKKAAERGVKIKYVFETHFHADFVSGHIDLAKATGATIVFGPEAYTGYAVHNAADGEEFKVGSLTLRVLHTPGHTPESSCFLLFDEHGKEHAVFTGDTLFVGDVGRPDLLDGKMTKEELASLLFDSLNTKLKPLADEVLVYPAHGPGSACGKNIGKETWSTIGQQKRTNYAMLETDRAKFIEVVTDGLAAPPAYFFKDAQINKHGYESISNVLERNVKPLTALEVKNRIEHGALVLDTRSADEFEAGFIPGAINIGLDGTYAVWVGSLISINAELVIVAPEGRESEAILRLARVGYENVAGFLQGGVATWQQAGMPVDTVNSVNPDAFAAQYNASHPHVVDVRRKGEFEGGHIEDAENVCLSKFDKPETLEALRAAQPFMLHCAGGYRSMIAASILKANGIHQFTNIRKGWSALRNETSLPVVMAETV